The nucleotide window ATCAAGAAAGTAAAGGAAGTTTTGAAGTGAAATATAATAAAGCAGAACAGGTATATTTTAGAAATGAAAGTATAACATTTGAAAGAATATGGGAAATGTTTGGAAAAAGCAAGAATATTAAATTATTAGATGTTGGTTGTGGAGAAGGATATTTTATGAAATATTTTGTAGAACAAGGTTATAAAGCAGAAGGCTTTGATTTTTCTAATTGGGGTATTACCCACCATAATAAAAAGTTGTTAAAATATTTTGAGCAAGGTGATATTTATGAAATTTTAGACAAAAAAATATCCAAAGAAAAGAAATATGATTTGATCAATCTTGGGAATATATTAGAACATGTTTTAGAACCATTAGAATTATTAGATAAATTAAAGAAATTAATGAATAAAGAATCTTTGCTCAGAATTAAAGTACCAAATGATTACTCAGATTTTCAAATGTTATTATTGAAACAAAAAAAGATAAAAGAATCAGCGTGGTTTACTCCTCCAGATCATTTAAGTTATTTTAATTTTAAATCTTTAAGAAAAACATTAAAAGCAAAGGGTTTTAGGGTGTATAAAATGTTAGCAGATTTTCCAAATGAGATTTATCTTTCTAATGAATATTCTAATTATTTCAAAACACGAAGTAAAGGGAAAGAATGTCACAACTCAAGGGTTTTGATTACAAACTTTTTGTTTAATACTGGTGTTGATAAATATATAAAATATATGGAATCGGCCGGAAATTGTGGAATTGGAAGAACTATAACAGCTTATGTGAGTTTAAAATGAAAAAACCAGCAATAGAAGGTGGGAATCCTATTAGAAAAGAATATTTAATATTCGGAAAACCAGATATAGGAAAAGAAGAGATAAATGAAGTAGTTAATACTCTAAAATCAGGATGGTTAAGCACTGGACCTAAAGTAAAACGTTTAGAAGATAGATTTAAAAAATATGTTGGATGCAAACACGCAATAGCTGTAAACTCATGTACTGCTGCTCTTCATTTATCTTTATTATGTAATGGTGTTGGAAAAGATGATGAAGTAATTGTAACTCCTATGACTTTTGCAGCCACTGTTAACGTCATTGAACATGTTGGTGCTAAACCTGTTTTTGTTGATATTGAAAAAGATTCATATAATATTGATGCAGACAAAATAAAAAAAGCAATTACATCAAAAACTAAAGCTATAATCCTTGTTCATTTCGCAGGACTACCTTGTGATATGCTAAAAGTAAACAAAATTGCAAGAGAACACAAGTTAATAGTAATAGAGGATGCTGCTCATGCAATTGGATCGGAATATAATTCTAAAAAAATCGGATCAGAAGGCAATCCAACTTGTTTCAGCTTTTATGCTACTAAAAATTTAACAGCAGGAGAAGGCGGAATGATTGCTTTAAATGATGGTAAATTAGCAGAAAAGATGAGGATATATTCACTTCATGGTTTAAGTAAACATGCTTGGCAAAGATACACTAAAGATTGTAAAAAGACTTATGAGATTGTATACCCTGGTTATAAATACAACATGCAAGATATCAATGCAGCAATAGCAATTCATCAATTGGAAAAGATTGATAAATTTAATTCTATTCGAAAAAAGTATGCAAAATTATATTTCAAAGCATTTAAAAATTATGACCTTATAGAACTTCCTCCAGATAAGAAAGAAAGAAAGAACGCATGGCATTTGTTTCCAATTTTGCTTAAACTTGATAAATTAAAAATATCAAGAAATGATTTTATAAACGCATTGGATAAAGAAAACATAGGATCCGGTATTCATTTTCTTTCAATACATGAACAACCTTATTACAAAAAGAAATATAAATTAAAGAAGAATATTCTAAAAAGAGCAGAGTATGTTTCTAGTAGAACTGCCTCTTTACCCTTACAAACATCTATGAACAAAAAAGATGTTTTGGATGTAGTAAAAGCAGTAAAAAGGATTTTAGATTATTATAAAATATAAAGAGGGAAAAATGAAGAACAAAAAAGGAAAATTAATGTGGAACAAGGCAAAAGAATTAATTCCTGGAGGAACACAGCTACTGAGTAAAAGAGCAGAAAGGTTTTTGCCTGATAACTGGCCATCTTATTATAAAAAAGCAAAAGGTGTTAAAGTTGAAGATTTAGATGGAAATAACTATATTGACATGAGTATAATGGGGATTGGTAGTTGTGTGTTAGGTTATTCTGATGATGATGTTAACAATGCTGTAAAAAAAGTTATTGATGAAGGTTCAATGTGCACTCTAAATTCTATTGAAGAAGTTGAATTAGCGGAATTATTATTAAAAATACATCCCTGGGCTCAACAAGTTAGATATGCTAGAACAGGTGGAGAAGCAATGGCTATTGCTATAAGGATAGCTAGGGCTGCTTCAAAAAAGGAAAAAGTTGCTTTTTGTGGTTATCATGGTTGGCAAGATTGGTACTTATCATCTAATCTAAACAATAAAAAAAATCTGGATGGGCATTTGCTACCTGGGCTAAAACCAACTGGTGTTCCAAGAGGACTTTTAAATACAACTATTCCTTTTGAATATAATAAAATTGAGCAATTAAAAAAAATTGTAAAAAATAATGACATAGGAATAATTGTAATTGAACCTTTTAGACATCAAAACCCAAAGAATGGTTTTATTGAAAAAGTGAGAGAAATTGCGGATAAGAACAATATTGTGCTTATTTTTGACGAAATAAGTTCTGGTTGGAGGAATAATTTAGGAGGCATACACTTAGTTTACGATGTAATTCCTGATATTGTTGTTTATGCTAAAGCAATGAGTAATGGTTATCCAATGGCTACAATTTTAGGTAAGAAAAAAGTAATGGATGTAGCACAAGATAGTTTTATTAGTAGTACATATTGGACAGAACGTATTGGTCCTACAGCAGCAATAGCTACAATTAAAAAAATGAAAGAGAAAAAAGTTTTTGATCATATTAGTAAAATAGGTAACATGATTGGTGAAGGGTGGAAAAAATTAGCTAAAAAACATAATCTTGATATATCAGTTAGAGGTCCAAATTCTTTAATCACTTTTTCATTTAATTATGAAAATGCAAATGAATTAAGAACATTATTCACCCAAGAGATGCTTAGAAATGGTTTTTTGGCTTCGTTGTGTGTTTATGTGTCATACAGTCATAAAAAAGAACATGTAGAAAAATACCTAAATAGTGTAGATGATGTTTTTGGTTTAATTAAATGCGCTTTAGAAAAAAACAATGTAAAAAATATGTTAGAAGGGCCAATAGCGAGCGATGATTTTAAAAGATTAACGTAATAAGACAAACTATTTGAATTTTATATATAATTCTTTAATTGATAAACTTTAAAAAGAGATATAAATTATAATTAAATAAATAGTTAAAATGAATGTATTATTAATAAATCCGCCGGTAAGAGAAGAGGTTCCTCCTGTCATATTTCCACTAGGAGTAGCCTATTTAGTTACATGTTTAAAAAGAGCCAAACATAATCCTGTTGTTGTCGATATAGATGGGAATAGGTTTAATTACAATGAAGCATTAAAGATTATTAAAAAACATTTAGAAAAGAATAATATTGAAGCAATATGTACTGGTGGCCTTGTTACAGTATATAAATACTGTAAGAGATTGACAAACGATATCAGAAAAATAAATCCTAACGTTCCTATAATAATTGGAGGAAGTCTTGCGTCATCAACTCCAGAATTAGTTTTAGAAAAGATTAAACCAAATTATATTGTTTTTGGAGAAGGCGAAATTCCCCTAACAAATTTAATTAATTGTTTAGAAAAAAAGATAGAACCAAAAGATGTTAAAGGTATTGGTTTCAAAGAAAATAATAAGATCACGTTTACACCAAAAGAAGAACCACTAAATGAAGAATTTTTGAATAATCTTTTGCCAGATTGGGATGAATTTCCTATTGAAAAATATATTAAATATCCAAATACAGATTGTGGTACTAAAAAAAGTATGGGTGTAACTTCAATGAGGGGTTGCCCTTTTAGATGTAAATATTGTTATCATATATTTGAAAAAACAAGAATGCGTTCTCCTGAATCATTAGTAAATGAAATAAATATATTAAAGAGAAAATATAGTGTTGAACACATAATCTTTTCAGACGACCTTTTTACAGTTAGTCGTAAAAGAGTAGAAAAGTTATGTGAACTAATAGTAAAACAAAAACTTAATGTTACATGGAGTTGTTGTTCTAGAGTAAATTTAGTAGATTTAGATTTATTAAAGAAGATGAAAAAAGCAGGGTGTATTCTTATTGGATATGGTTTTGAATCTGGGAGTCAAAAAATTTTAGATTTAATGGGTAAAAGAGCAAAAGTGGAAGAAGGAGAAAAAGCTATAGAGATGACAAGAAAAGCAGGAATTTCTATTAGGGGGGCGTTTATGATAGGTTTCCCTGGGGAAACAAAAGAGACATTTGAAGAGACTATCCAATTTTGCTTAAGAAATAACTTGACCACTTATTTTTCATTCACAGATCCTTATCCTGGAACAGAAATATTTTATAGCTGTGAAATTGAAAAAAAGATGGATTTAGAAAAATTTGTAGAGAATATAGGAGAACAAGTTACATTAAGAGTCAATCTCACAGATCTACCCGATAAAGAATTATTAGAAATGTGTGATAAAGGAGAAAAAAAGATAGCTAAGGCAGGTGTAATTCAGAATTTTCCATTAAATATTCTTCTTTTTCCTTTTTTTGTTCTTGGAATTAAAAAATACGCTACTGCAATAACACAATCTAAACAACTTGGTTTTGGTATGTTTCTCAAATTAAACATCTATTATTTGAATTATAAAATCAAAATGGTTTTATCAAAATTCTTTTAAATAAAAATGGATAAAGATAGGATAGTTATGTTTGGATTGGATTGTGCGTCTTATAATATTATTAATCAACTAATTAAAGAAAATAAATTGCCGAATTTTGGAAAGATTATAAATAATGGTTGTTTTGGTATGTTAAAAAGTGTAGAACCAGTATCATCTGCGCCTGCCTGGGTTTCTTTTATGACAGGTAAGAATCAAGGAAAACACGGTATATATGCTTGGTTTAAGACGGATCCTAAACTCTATAACGATAGAGGGAAATTGCTTAATGCGTTTGATATTGATAGTAAAACAATATGGGAGATTTTAGGTAAAAAATCTGGGTGTATAAATATGCCTTTTACTTATCCTTACTTTAAGACCACTAAATTTATGGTGTCTGGTTTTCCAAGACCTTCATTCGAAAAAGCAGTATATCCAAAGAAGCTTTTAAAAGAGTTAAAGGAATATGAAACTGAAGATCTTCCATCTATAAAGAACAAGACAGAATATTTAAAAAAAATTTATAAAAATGATGAAAAAGTTTTTAATCTTTTTTTATACTTTCTGAACAAGAACAAAAATCTTGATTTTTTATGTTGTGTAATTGATAATCTCGATAAAATGAGTCATCATTTTTGGGATGATGAAAAAGTTTTATTTAATTACTACAATCATCTTGATAAGAAAATAGGTATGTTGTTAAACAAACTTGAAAAAAATGATACATTATTCATTCTTTCTGACCATGGTGCTAATGCTACTCCTACAAAAAAGTTTTATTTCAATAAATGGCTCAAAGAAAAAGGATTATTAAAATTAGAAAATAAACAATTTTTTGATTTTGGTTACTGGATGGCAAAACTTCGTATAAGTAAATCAAGCTTAGAGAAAGTTATATATAAATTAGGATTATTACGTTTTGTTGCGAAAAATATATCAAATCAGAATAAAGCAAAAATGGAAAATATGCTCCCTCCTTTTTCATATATAGATTGGAATCAGACTAAAATGTATTACACAAAAACCAATGCACATTCTCCATATGAGGGAATTAATATAAATTCAAAAGGCAAAAAACCAAAAGGAATTGTTGATGAAAAAGAGTATGAAAAATTAAGAGAATCTATGATTGCAGAATTAAAAGAATTAAAAGACCCAAATACTAATAAAAAGATTGTTGAATGGGTTTGTAAAAGAGAGGAATTATATAAAGGAAAACACACTAAAGAAAGACCAGACATAATACTTAAATTAAAAGAAGATTATACTGGCGAAATTGATATTAAAAATAAGTTAGTTGAGAATTTTAAAATAAGTATCCCTGGGGAGCATCATGTTGAAGGAATTTTTATGGCTTATGGAGAAAATATAAAAAAAGAGTTTATAAAAGGAGCTGAGCTTATTGATGTTACCCCAACAATTCTTCACATGCTTAATATTCCAATTCCTTCTGATATAGATGGTAAAGTTTTAAAAATATTTGACAAAGACTCTGATTTTGAAAAAAGAGATGTAAAAATAAATTCTAAGACTGATATAGAAAAAGAGCACATAAACGATATTCTTAAAGATATTAAATTTTGATTACTAATCCATAAGCTTTATATAACAATTATATGTAATTATATGTAATTAATATATATGAGGTGCAAAATGGATAATAAATATACAACCATTACAATACCGACAACACTTGCAGAAAAACTTAAAGAAAGAACAAAAGGAACAGGGTTTAGTTCTTTATCGAGTTATGTAACCTATATCTTAAGGCAGATTGTTTCTAGTACAAAGAAAAAAGAAGATAAAGAAGCTTTTAGTGAAGAAGACGAGAAAAAGGTAAAAGACAGATTGAGAGGTTTAGGATACATTGAATAAAAAACTTAATTTAATCTTTATCACAATAGATGGAGCAAGACAAGATAGACTAGATATTTCTAAGAAGTTTAGATATTTAATAGACAAAGGGGTTTATTTTTCTCAGATGATTACTTGTGCACCTTATACTTTGTCTTCGATGTATGCTATATTTTCTGGAATGTATCCTTCAAAAAATGGTGTTGATTCTTATTACAATATGTTTAAATTTAAAGAAGATACATGCAAAACTTTAACAGAATATTTTAAAGAAGAGGGATATTACACAAAAGGTGATTTTCTAAATGATGCTACAATGCCTAATCAAGGTTTTGATGAAGTCACAATTCATAATGAACATAAAGATGATTTTTTGAAATTACATCAAAAATATTTGAAAAAAGTCCATCAAATTAATAAAAAAGGTAAGAACTTCTTTTTATATTTACATTATAGTAATATACATACTTCAATTGTCAAAAATGTAATTAAAAAATATTCTGATTTTGATGATGTTTATTTTAATAGCACAAATCAAAATATCAAAAAATATAATGGTTATTTAATGACAGCAGGAAATTATGCTAAACAAATGTATGAAACCATTAAACAACTTGGATTACTTAAAAATACATTAGTAGTTTTTGTTTCTGATCATGGTATAAGTAATGGTGAAAAAAAAGGGGAAAGGTGTTATGGTTCTTTTCTATATGATTATACTCTTAAATCTTTTGCTATTTTTATGTTTCCAAATAAGATGAATAAAGAAGTTAAAGAAGTCACTAGAACTGTTGATATCACCCCATCCATACTTGACTTTTTTGGATTCCCTGAGGATGATTCATATGAAAAAATTCAGGGAAAATCTCTTTTTCCTTTAATCAAAAGGAAAGAAAACTCTAAAAGAATAGCTTTTGCTGAAACTGGTGGTTTAAATGGACCTTGGCCCTCTCATAAAAAATCGAATGTTAAATGTGTAAGAAGCGATGAATGGAAATTAATTCATAATGAAACACCAAATACTTGGGAATTATATAATATAAAAAAAGATAAAAACGAAGTTAAAAATGTCATATCAAAATATCCAAAAATAAAAAAGAAAATGGAAGATCAATTAAATAAAATAGTAAATGATTGTAAAACACCTAAAATCGAGATTCCAATTGAATTAATCAAAAAATAAGGGGATTGAAATGAAAATTAACAAAAAGAAAAGCAACAAATCTAAATGTAATAAACCTATAATCGTATATGTATATGTTTGCGGGGATATAATTCATGAAGGTCATTTATTGCAACTGGAAAATGGCAAAGCTTTAGGAGATAAACTAATAGTTGGTGTATTGACGGACGAAGCAGTAATGGAAAAAAAATCAAGACCAATATTACCTTTTAGAGAAAGACTAAGATTAATACAATCTATAAAATGTGTTGATTGTGCTGTTCCTCAACATGAATATTCTCCTATGAATAATTTAATAGCTATACAACCTGATATTCATATGGAAAGTGCTAGCCATTTAGGAAATAAATATCTTAGGGACTTGAAAAAAGTATTTAAGGGTAGAATTGTGATGACCCCCTATTACCCTGAACAATCAAGTACAGATATAAAGAATAGAATAAAACAAAAACATAAAATAAAAATAAATAGAGGGTGTTAATAAAATGAAAAAAACAATGGTAATTAGTGCATTTTTAGGTTTGATGTTGTTTTTAGTAGGATGTCAAACAGAAAACAAAGGTGAAATAGAAGTTATAAAAATGGGTTTAATACCTGCAGATGATTCAGATGAAATGTTAAGAAATTATGAACCTATAAAAGATTATTTATCTAAACAATTAGGTATTCCTGTAGAAATACAAGTAACATCTGATTATACTGCTGCTATTGAGGCTATGAGAGCAAAACATATTGATATGGCTTGGTTTGGACCATTTTCATATGTTATAGCTGCAAATGTTGCAGGAGCAGAAGCCATAGTAAATGGAGTTAAAGAAAGTACAGGAAGTGCAACATATAAATCCTTAATAATTGCAAATAAAGATAGTGGAATAAAAACTTTAGAAGATTTAAAAGGAAAAACATTTGCCTTTGTAGACCCAGCTTCAACTTCAGGTAATCTTATTCCAAGAAAGATGTTAATTGAAAACGAGATAGATCCTGACAACGATTTTAGTACTAGCTATTATGCTGGAACACATAATGCAGTTCAGTATGCAATATCTAATGGTAAAGTGGATGCTGGTGCTAGCGGTGATAATGTTTATTATAGGATGATTGAAGCAGGAGAAATTGATTCTGAAGTAAATGTAATTATTCATGAATCAGAACCAATTCCAGGTTCACCAATTGTTGTTAGAGATGATTTACCTGAAGCACTAAAGAAAGGTATTCAAAATGCTTTGATTAGTATGGACCAACAAACAATCCATAAAGTTGATGGGTGGGGGGGCATAGCAAGTTATCAAGCAGTATCTGACAGTGATTATGATGTAATCAGAGAAACTGCAATACTGTTAGGCATGGATGTAACAAGTGCAGAGGCTGCTAACAAATAAAATAATTTATTTTTTTATTTTTAATTAAAATGATAAAAATAGAGAACTTAAGTCATACTTATAAGAACCGAGAAGAAGAAGCTGTAAAAAACATCAATCTTCATATTGAACAAGGAGAAAGTTTAGTTATAATTGGTTCAAGCGGTTCTGGTAAATCTACCCTACTTAAATGTATTAATAGATTGATAGAACCAACTTCTGGGAAGATTCTTATAAAAAAAGA belongs to Candidatus Woesearchaeota archaeon B3_Woes and includes:
- a CDS encoding ADP-heptose synthase, whose translation is MKINKKKSNKSKCNKPIIVYVYVCGDIIHEGHLLQLENGKALGDKLIVGVLTDEAVMEKKSRPILPFRERLRLIQSIKCVDCAVPQHEYSPMNNLIAIQPDIHMESASHLGNKYLRDLKKVFKGRIVMTPYYPEQSSTDIKNRIKQKHKIKINRGC
- the phnD gene encoding phosphonate ABC transporter substrate-binding protein — its product is MKKTMVISAFLGLMLFLVGCQTENKGEIEVIKMGLIPADDSDEMLRNYEPIKDYLSKQLGIPVEIQVTSDYTAAIEAMRAKHIDMAWFGPFSYVIAANVAGAEAIVNGVKESTGSATYKSLIIANKDSGIKTLEDLKGKTFAFVDPASTSGNLIPRKMLIENEIDPDNDFSTSYYAGTHNAVQYAISNGKVDAGASGDNVYYRMIEAGEIDSEVNVIIHESEPIPGSPIVVRDDLPEALKKGIQNALISMDQQTIHKVDGWGGIASYQAVSDSDYDVIRETAILLGMDVTSAEAANK
- a CDS encoding CopG family transcriptional regulator, which encodes MDNKYTTITIPTTLAEKLKERTKGTGFSSLSSYVTYILRQIVSSTKKKEDKEAFSEEDEKKVKDRLRGLGYIE
- a CDS encoding aminotransferase class III; its protein translation is MKNKKGKLMWNKAKELIPGGTQLLSKRAERFLPDNWPSYYKKAKGVKVEDLDGNNYIDMSIMGIGSCVLGYSDDDVNNAVKKVIDEGSMCTLNSIEEVELAELLLKIHPWAQQVRYARTGGEAMAIAIRIARAASKKEKVAFCGYHGWQDWYLSSNLNNKKNLDGHLLPGLKPTGVPRGLLNTTIPFEYNKIEQLKKIVKNNDIGIIVIEPFRHQNPKNGFIEKVREIADKNNIVLIFDEISSGWRNNLGGIHLVYDVIPDIVVYAKAMSNGYPMATILGKKKVMDVAQDSFISSTYWTERIGPTAAIATIKKMKEKKVFDHISKIGNMIGEGWKKLAKKHNLDISVRGPNSLITFSFNYENANELRTLFTQEMLRNGFLASLCVYVSYSHKKEHVEKYLNSVDDVFGLIKCALEKNNVKNMLEGPIASDDFKRLT